One stretch of Prunus persica cultivar Lovell chromosome G1, Prunus_persica_NCBIv2, whole genome shotgun sequence DNA includes these proteins:
- the LOC18793298 gene encoding cyclin-D1-1 — protein sequence MSSVWSSDCFSDLLCCEDYSGILSGESPECSSDLESPACSEESIAGFIEDERNYVPGFDYLSRFNSDHSLDISARADSVAWILKVQSYYGFHPLTAYLSVNYLDRFLYSRRLPQANGWPMQLLSVACLSLAAKMEEPLVPSLLDLQVEGTQFIFEPRTIRRMELLVLGVLDWRLRSITPFSFVAFFACKLDPAATFIGFLVSRATEIILSNIKEASFLEYWPSCIAAAAILSAANEIPNLSLENPEHAESWCGGLSKEKIIGCYRLMQEVVVENSGIKKSSPDVLPQLRVTVRGRVRSSSESSSSSVSLSSSSPMSYKRRKLNNCLWVDDDKGNSE from the exons aTGTCATCGGTTTGGAGCTCCGACTGCTTCTCCGACCTACTGTGCTGCGAGGACTACTCCGGAATTCTGTCCGGAGAGTCGCCGGAATGCTCGTCGGACTTGGAATCTCCGGCGTGTAGCGAAGAATCCATCGCCGGATTCATAGAGGACGAGCGCAACTACGTCCCCGGCTTCGACTACTTGTCTCGCTTCAACTCCGATCATTCCCTCGACATCTCCGCCCGAGCCGACTCCGTTGCATGGATTCTGAAG GTCCAGAGTTACTACGGGTTTCACCCGCTGACGGCGTATCTCTCCGTTAACTACTTGGATCGGTTCTTGTACTCCCGCCGGTTGCCG cAAGCAAATGGGTGGCCAATGCAACTTTTAAGTGTTGCTTGCTTGTCCTTAGCTGCTAAGATGGAGGAACCTCTAGTTCCTTCTCTGTTAGATTTACAG GTGGAAGGTACGCAATTTATCTTCGAACCGAGAACAATCCGTAGGATGGAGCTCCTTGTGCTGGGTGTTTTGGATTGGAGGCTACGATCCATAACACCCTTCAGCTTCGTCGCTTTCTTTGCATGCAAGCTCGACCCAGCGGCAACTTTCATCGGATTTCTGGTTTCACGGGCCACAGAAATCATATTATCGAATATCAAAG AAGCTAGCTTTCTTGAATATTGGCCATCATGCATTGCTGCGGCAGCCATACTTTCCGCAGCCAATGAAATCCCTAATTTGTCGCTTGAAAATCCGGAACATGCTGAATCATGGTGTGGTGGACTGAGCAAA GAGAAAATCATCGGATGCTATCGATTAATGCAAGAAGTGGTGGTTGAAAATAGTGGGATAAAAAAGTCATCACCCGATGTTTTGCCACAGCTTCGAGTTACGGTTCGGGGCAGAGTGAGGTCCAGTTCTGAGTCATCGTCCTCGTCAGTCTccttatcatcatcatcaccaatgTCATATAAAAGGAGGAAATTGAATAACTGCTTATGGGTAGACGATGACAAGGGAAACTCCGAgtaa